A genomic window from Caldicellulosiruptor kronotskyensis 2002 includes:
- a CDS encoding N-acetylmuramoyl-L-alanine amidase, producing the protein MKRIKVLVATITIFMLIFVSAFAAASYKLYVEGKLISSVKTLESKGNVYLALADFFKLKGFSISYNSKSKSILAKKSKDTYQFYIDKAYYYYNKNKKSLSAKIFVSGGKSYILAKDIASIFGYTCYVDKTKKLVNLNINKPKTAVLPLQQSQQKNSLASRNSFQRVEKDSIYINDIRYNIENDKFTLYILATKSISFKDYRLSNPDRIVLDILDSIDNIQNNKIEINKSGIFRIRHAQNKDTNGGLFTRIVIDYDSTLIKDYRITNLSNQLKIEIDLPRNLPAYTNIDSSEDFQNQDVQNSTETPSPVYVIQKINIIPSDGFTLAELDILPTVVSDIYRADQSFIVLNLKGAQISTQLSNFYQVNDGRVDYYIASNVDQNSVQIIFSSKAKIFVLNKLDGKLEVVFADQYSSLRVNPPSSLVLSSPFVSQINYFYDQGSNTIRLESQYPITIADDVYSLQASVVTTVYSIYQQDKCIVYIQINPNYIANISKSGTDITISFSQKLQKPQKKLKIFIDPGHGGSDPGAIYTKVVNGKKVTYNEKDFNLDISLRLSEKLKSLGYEVYMSRDKDLYVDLYDRTRMANSLNADLFISIHNNAHDNSSARGTMVLYKEKQQNGLISDKQFAQIVLDSIVKQVGTQNKGIMERPNLAVLRTSSMPAVLVEVAFGTNPQDLDLLLSDSFKDAVAKAIADAVEYINTNYNK; encoded by the coding sequence ATGAAACGAATTAAAGTTCTGGTAGCTACGATAACAATATTTATGTTGATTTTTGTATCTGCTTTTGCTGCCGCCTCGTACAAGCTCTATGTCGAAGGAAAGCTTATCTCTTCAGTTAAAACCTTAGAAAGCAAAGGTAATGTTTACCTTGCACTTGCTGACTTTTTCAAGCTAAAAGGGTTTAGCATTTCTTATAATTCAAAATCTAAATCTATCTTAGCCAAAAAGTCTAAGGATACATATCAGTTCTATATTGATAAGGCATATTACTACTATAACAAAAACAAAAAAAGTCTTTCAGCTAAGATTTTCGTAAGTGGTGGAAAGTCGTACATTTTAGCAAAAGATATAGCTTCTATTTTTGGCTATACCTGTTATGTTGATAAAACAAAAAAACTTGTAAATTTGAACATTAACAAGCCAAAAACTGCTGTATTGCCTTTACAGCAGAGTCAACAGAAAAATTCTCTTGCTTCGAGAAATAGTTTTCAAAGGGTAGAGAAAGATTCAATTTATATCAATGATATAAGATATAATATAGAAAATGATAAGTTTACACTATATATTTTGGCAACAAAAAGTATTTCTTTCAAGGACTATAGGCTTTCCAATCCTGATAGGATAGTTTTGGATATTTTGGATAGTATTGATAATATACAAAACAACAAAATAGAAATAAATAAAAGTGGCATTTTCAGAATTAGACATGCTCAAAACAAGGATACAAATGGTGGTTTATTTACACGCATTGTAATAGATTATGATTCGACTTTAATAAAAGATTATAGGATAACTAACCTTAGCAATCAACTAAAGATTGAGATAGACCTGCCAAGAAACTTACCAGCTTACACAAATATTGACAGCAGTGAAGATTTTCAAAATCAAGATGTACAAAATTCAACTGAAACCCCTTCTCCAGTGTATGTAATTCAGAAGATAAATATTATACCTTCAGATGGTTTTACACTTGCAGAACTTGATATTCTTCCAACAGTTGTAAGTGATATTTATCGTGCAGACCAATCGTTTATAGTTTTGAATTTAAAAGGTGCTCAAATATCCACTCAGTTAAGTAATTTTTATCAGGTAAACGATGGAAGGGTGGATTATTATATAGCATCAAACGTTGACCAAAACAGTGTTCAGATTATATTTTCTTCTAAGGCAAAGATTTTTGTTTTAAACAAATTGGATGGGAAATTAGAAGTGGTGTTTGCTGACCAATATTCAAGCTTAAGAGTAAATCCGCCCTCAAGTCTTGTTTTGAGTTCGCCTTTTGTTTCTCAGATAAACTATTTTTACGACCAGGGCAGCAACACCATAAGACTTGAAAGCCAGTATCCTATAACAATTGCAGATGATGTGTATTCTTTGCAAGCTTCGGTTGTGACTACTGTATATTCTATTTATCAGCAGGATAAGTGCATTGTTTACATCCAAATTAATCCTAACTACATAGCAAACATAAGCAAAAGTGGAACTGATATTACAATAAGTTTTTCACAAAAATTACAAAAACCTCAGAAGAAATTGAAGATATTCATTGACCCTGGTCATGGGGGTTCTGATCCAGGTGCTATATACACCAAAGTGGTAAATGGCAAAAAGGTAACATATAATGAAAAAGATTTTAATTTGGATATTTCTTTAAGGCTTAGCGAAAAGCTCAAAAGCCTTGGTTATGAAGTTTATATGTCACGCGATAAAGATTTATATGTGGACCTTTATGATAGAACAAGGATGGCAAATAGTTTAAATGCGGACTTGTTTATTTCTATTCATAACAATGCACATGATAATTCATCTGCGCGCGGAACCATGGTTTTGTATAAAGAAAAACAACAAAATGGGCTTATTTCTGATAAGCAGTTTGCCCAGATAGTACTTGACAGCATAGTCAAACAGGTTGGTACACAGAACAAGGGTATTATGGAAAGACCCAACTTGGCTGTGCTGAGAACTTCATCAATGCCAGCTGTGTTGGTTGAGGTTGCATTTGGAACAAACCCTCAGGATTTGGACCTTCTTTTGAGCGATAGTTTTAAAGATGCAGTTGCAAAGGCTATAGCTGATGCTGTTGAGTATATAAATACAAATTACAACAAATGA
- the argC gene encoding N-acetyl-gamma-glutamyl-phosphate reductase, with translation MIKASIIGASGYVGVELIRLLLRHPEVEIVSIISSSSNQLSIDKTNPQFKKVSNLVFEEFKIEAIQEADVVFCALPHGISQEYVKIGYDIGKVVIDLSADFRYKDLQRYAKDYSQHKYPELLSKSAYGLCEINREEIKNAQIIGNPGCYPTSAILGIAPLLKNKLIDKNSIIIDSKSGVSGAGKKSDFAYSFCELDENFKAYSVAKHRHTSEIEEKCSLLFGENLNLSFTPHLLPVKRGILSTIYATFVKNINKGDLVEIYNEFYKDEYFVRIFEDDLPELKYVRGTNFVDIGFEIDKKTNRVIIISCIDNLIKGAAGQAIQNMNIRFSLNEKMGLIMVGEYF, from the coding sequence TTGATAAAAGCAAGTATTATAGGAGCATCAGGATATGTGGGAGTAGAGCTTATTCGGCTTTTGTTAAGACATCCTGAAGTTGAAATTGTATCCATTATATCTTCAAGTAGCAACCAGCTTTCTATTGATAAAACAAACCCACAGTTTAAAAAAGTTTCAAACCTTGTATTTGAGGAATTTAAAATAGAAGCTATTCAAGAGGCAGATGTAGTGTTTTGTGCACTGCCTCACGGTATTTCACAGGAATATGTCAAAATAGGATATGACATTGGCAAGGTTGTAATTGATTTAAGTGCTGATTTTAGATATAAAGATTTGCAAAGATATGCAAAAGATTATAGTCAGCACAAATACCCTGAGCTTTTGAGCAAAAGTGCTTATGGACTTTGTGAAATAAACAGAGAAGAGATTAAAAATGCTCAGATTATTGGAAATCCTGGATGTTATCCAACAAGTGCAATACTTGGCATAGCTCCACTTTTGAAAAACAAACTCATAGACAAAAATAGTATTATAATAGATTCAAAGTCAGGCGTTTCTGGAGCTGGTAAAAAATCTGATTTTGCATATAGTTTTTGCGAACTTGATGAAAATTTCAAAGCATATTCGGTTGCAAAACACAGACACACAAGTGAAATTGAAGAGAAATGCAGTTTGTTATTTGGTGAAAATTTGAATTTGTCATTTACACCCCATCTTTTGCCTGTAAAAAGAGGAATACTGTCAACTATTTATGCTACTTTTGTTAAGAACATTAACAAAGGAGACCTTGTCGAAATCTATAATGAATTTTATAAAGATGAATACTTTGTTCGAATTTTTGAAGATGATCTGCCTGAGCTAAAGTATGTAAGAGGAACAAACTTTGTGGACATTGGCTTTGAAATTGATAAGAAAACAAATAGAGTTATTATAATCTCATGCATTGACAATCTCATAAAAGGTGCTGCCGGTCAGGCAATTCAGAATATGAATATAAGATTTTCTCTTAATGAAAAAATGGGACTTATAATGGTGGGAGAATATTTTTAA
- the argB gene encoding acetylglutamate kinase: MYEEMDSLIEKASILIEALPYIQKLYGKTVVIKYGGNAMINEKLKNWVMEDITLLKYIGVNPIVVHGGGPDINSVLKKLNVESQFINGLRVTDMQTMEVAQMVLVGKTNKELVSMLNQKGGKAIGICGIDGNLIQARKHYEYVNGQKVDLGYVGEVVSINAKVLEMLAKDEYIPVVAPIGVGEDGTSYNINADTVAAEIAKAIKAEKLMFMTDVEGLKYDKNSKEIISAISANEVLKMIEEGKIDGGMIPKVLGCIDALKHGVNRTHILDGRIPHCILLEIFTDKGIGTMIHL, translated from the coding sequence ATGTACGAAGAAATGGATTCTCTGATTGAAAAAGCAAGCATATTAATAGAAGCCCTTCCCTACATACAAAAACTCTATGGAAAGACTGTTGTAATAAAGTATGGCGGGAATGCCATGATAAATGAAAAGCTTAAAAACTGGGTTATGGAAGATATAACTTTGCTCAAATACATTGGCGTAAATCCAATAGTTGTTCATGGCGGTGGACCTGATATAAATTCAGTCCTCAAGAAGCTCAATGTTGAAAGCCAGTTTATCAACGGGCTCAGAGTAACAGATATGCAAACCATGGAAGTTGCCCAAATGGTTCTGGTAGGAAAGACAAATAAAGAACTTGTATCAATGCTAAATCAAAAAGGTGGAAAGGCAATAGGCATTTGCGGAATTGATGGAAATTTAATTCAAGCACGAAAACATTATGAATATGTAAATGGTCAGAAAGTTGATTTGGGGTATGTTGGAGAGGTTGTGTCAATAAATGCAAAGGTTTTAGAAATGCTTGCCAAAGACGAATATATACCTGTTGTTGCACCAATTGGTGTTGGGGAAGATGGCACAAGTTACAACATTAATGCAGATACTGTGGCGGCTGAGATTGCAAAGGCAATAAAGGCTGAAAAGCTAATGTTTATGACAGATGTTGAAGGATTAAAATATGATAAAAATAGCAAAGAAATAATCTCAGCAATAAGCGCTAACGAAGTTTTGAAGATGATTGAGGAAGGAAAGATAGATGGCGGGATGATTCCAAAGGTTTTAGGATGCATTGACGCACTAAAACACGGTGTCAATCGTACACACATACTTGATGGAAGAATTCCTCACTGTATTTTACTTGAGATATTCACAGATAAAGGCATTGGAACAATGATTCATCTGTAA
- a CDS encoding 23S rRNA (pseudouridine(1915)-N(3))-methyltransferase RlmH has translation MIKIISVGTIKEKYFLQACEEYKKRLSRWVKVEEIEIKEEDENKYFNIETLLEKEADKILKHVKEGEFIIVCDINGIELSSEEFSEILRKNINSSKNITFIIGSSNGLSNKIKKIANLLLSFSKLTFPHQLFRVLLYEQIYRGLSIIYGAKYHK, from the coding sequence ATGATAAAAATAATCAGTGTTGGAACAATAAAAGAGAAGTATTTTTTGCAGGCATGTGAAGAGTACAAAAAAAGACTTTCGCGGTGGGTAAAAGTCGAAGAAATAGAGATAAAAGAAGAAGATGAAAATAAATATTTCAATATCGAAACGCTTTTAGAAAAAGAAGCTGATAAGATTTTAAAACATGTCAAGGAAGGCGAATTTATAATAGTGTGTGATATTAATGGAATAGAGCTCTCATCAGAAGAGTTTTCTGAAATTTTAAGAAAAAATATAAATAGCAGCAAGAATATTACTTTTATCATTGGCAGTTCTAATGGTCTTTCAAATAAGATAAAAAAAATAGCTAATTTGCTTCTTTCATTTTCAAAACTCACTTTTCCTCATCAGCTTTTTAGAGTATTACTTTATGAACAAATTTATAGGGGATTATCAATTATTTATGGCGCAAAGTATCATAAATAA
- a CDS encoding low molecular weight protein arginine phosphatase, with translation MKKKILFVCTGNTCRSPMAEHLLKEKLRKMNIDNVEVESAGLSAFFPQKASKNAILVMNEVGIDISSHVSKLINEDMIKESTLILTMERYHKEVITKMYPGTADKVFTLKEYVMNTKEDLDVVDPYGGDIEEYRRCRDELSYLLDKLLSKVDDI, from the coding sequence TTGAAGAAAAAGATACTTTTTGTGTGCACAGGTAATACCTGCAGAAGTCCAATGGCAGAACATCTTTTAAAGGAAAAGCTAAGAAAGATGAATATTGATAACGTTGAAGTTGAATCAGCGGGACTTTCTGCATTTTTCCCGCAAAAGGCTTCCAAAAATGCTATATTGGTAATGAATGAAGTTGGTATAGATATCTCATCGCACGTTTCAAAACTTATAAATGAAGATATGATAAAAGAAAGCACTCTTATCTTGACAATGGAAAGGTATCATAAAGAGGTAATTACAAAGATGTATCCTGGTACTGCAGACAAGGTGTTTACTTTAAAGGAGTATGTTATGAATACCAAAGAAGATTTGGATGTTGTTGACCCATATGGTGGAGATATTGAAGAGTACAGAAGGTGCAGAGATGAACTGAGTTATCTTCTTGACAAACTTTTGTCGAAAGTGGATGATATATGA
- a CDS encoding L-threonylcarbamoyladenylate synthase, with protein sequence MTIIIDAKEGIDYKKLEKAALILREGGLVAFPTETVYGLGANALLKDAVDKIFLAKGRPQDNPLIVHISSKDMLEMCAEITDDRVYMLIEMFWPGPLTIVLPKKNVIAENVTAGLSTVGVRMPANKIALELIRLSGVPVAAPSANVSGKPSPTEAKHVIEDLMGKIDIIIDGGKCSFGLESTVVDLSGERPLILRPGAISYFALKEVLGDIEYSKAVVEGLTGTVPRSPGMKYKHYAPDAKLIIVKGRIDKRIDKINEIKKRLEFKGHKVGILCFYETAHNFESQYKLILGSMFDAKECGRNLFSILRKFNQLGVDYILCEWGNFDLEFLALENRLYKAAANNIVEVL encoded by the coding sequence ATGACAATTATTATTGACGCAAAAGAAGGAATAGATTATAAGAAGCTTGAAAAAGCGGCTTTGATATTGAGAGAAGGTGGGCTTGTTGCCTTTCCAACAGAAACTGTTTATGGTCTTGGAGCGAACGCACTTTTGAAAGATGCGGTGGATAAGATTTTTTTAGCTAAAGGGAGACCTCAGGACAATCCATTGATTGTTCATATATCTTCAAAAGATATGCTTGAGATGTGTGCTGAAATTACAGATGATAGGGTTTATATGTTAATAGAAATGTTTTGGCCAGGACCGCTTACGATTGTTCTACCTAAGAAAAATGTTATTGCTGAAAACGTCACAGCAGGTCTTTCAACGGTTGGTGTTAGGATGCCTGCAAACAAAATCGCACTTGAACTTATACGACTTTCAGGTGTTCCTGTGGCAGCACCATCAGCAAACGTCTCTGGAAAACCAAGTCCGACAGAAGCCAAGCATGTGATAGAAGACCTGATGGGTAAAATAGATATTATAATTGACGGTGGCAAATGTTCTTTTGGACTTGAATCAACTGTGGTAGACTTGAGTGGCGAAAGACCTCTAATTTTAAGACCTGGTGCTATTTCGTATTTTGCTTTGAAAGAAGTGCTTGGTGATATAGAGTATAGCAAAGCAGTGGTGGAAGGGCTAACTGGAACTGTTCCAAGGTCACCTGGCATGAAGTACAAGCACTATGCTCCTGATGCCAAGCTCATAATAGTAAAAGGAAGAATTGATAAAAGAATTGATAAAATAAATGAGATAAAAAAGAGGTTAGAGTTTAAAGGGCACAAGGTTGGGATTTTGTGCTTTTATGAGACAGCCCATAATTTTGAGTCTCAATACAAACTCATTTTAGGAAGCATGTTTGATGCAAAAGAGTGTGGGAGAAATCTATTTTCGATACTCAGAAAATTCAACCAACTTGGTGTTGATTATATCCTTTGTGAGTGGGGAAATTTTGACTTAGAATTTCTTGCTTTGGAAAACAGACTTTACAAAGCAGCGGCAAACAATATTGTTGAGGTGTTGTAG
- a CDS encoding ZIP family metal transporter produces the protein MKFVKFEATLLNIDFLFFNLFAFFCGIAGAFVGALLGLVLHLNDEKFKDSLIGFTSGLMLGLICFGLIPEAVCISNLLTCILILIASYFLIGILERALTMKFSISQDRYLKSGILILVALSLHNFPEGLAIGSSFSVEKSFGILVGIMIIVHDIPEGFALSLPLKMAKQSKIKILRYAILSGVPTGIGCLVGSVISYINKYVVAGCLACAAGAMLYVVMNELIPEYSRKENLKVATMSSVIGIIVALLLLEWLEL, from the coding sequence ATGAAATTTGTTAAATTTGAAGCTACTTTGTTAAACATAGATTTTTTATTTTTCAATCTCTTTGCTTTTTTTTGTGGGATAGCTGGAGCATTTGTCGGTGCTCTACTGGGTTTGGTCTTGCATTTAAATGATGAGAAGTTCAAAGACTCCTTAATTGGTTTTACGTCGGGACTAATGCTTGGTTTAATTTGCTTTGGGCTTATCCCTGAAGCTGTGTGTATTTCAAACTTGCTTACGTGTATTTTAATATTAATTGCTTCGTATTTTTTGATTGGGATATTGGAAAGAGCATTAACAATGAAATTTTCAATTTCACAGGACAGATATCTAAAAAGTGGAATACTTATTTTAGTTGCTCTTTCACTTCACAACTTTCCTGAAGGGTTGGCAATAGGAAGCAGCTTTTCCGTAGAAAAAAGTTTTGGAATTTTAGTAGGGATTATGATAATAGTTCATGATATTCCAGAAGGATTTGCACTTTCGTTACCTTTGAAGATGGCTAAGCAGAGTAAAATAAAAATATTAAGATATGCAATATTGTCTGGAGTTCCAACAGGTATTGGGTGTTTGGTTGGAAGTGTGATAAGCTATATTAACAAGTATGTGGTAGCAGGCTGTCTTGCATGTGCAGCTGGTGCAATGCTTTATGTTGTAATGAATGAGCTTATTCCAGAGTATAGCCGAAAAGAAAATCTTAAAGTGGCTACAATGTCAAGTGTGATAGGTATCATAGTAGCATTACTACTTTTGGAGTGGTTGGAATTATGA
- a CDS encoding OmpA family protein yields the protein MARKRMEEPAHENHERWLITYADLITLLLIYFIVMYSMSKLDMDKFKNFTESLTSVLKGTAYIFENSGPSILEGLSGKNVKGTNTDVGGATKNKQMTEEELINDIQKQVLGLIKEHGIEGKVLVIQEERGLSILLKDVLFDTGSAKLTPQAKEVVHEIAKILEKVPNNNIRIEGHTDNVPIHNKYFYSNWELSTARATSVLQEILRVSKVRPERFSVVGYGEYRPIASNKTPEGRALNRRVTIVILRTVYSKAEPVR from the coding sequence ATGGCAAGAAAGCGTATGGAAGAACCAGCCCATGAGAACCATGAACGATGGCTTATTACCTATGCAGATTTAATTACTCTCTTGCTCATATATTTTATTGTAATGTATTCCATGAGCAAGCTTGACATGGACAAATTTAAGAACTTCACAGAATCCCTAACGTCTGTTTTGAAAGGCACAGCCTATATTTTTGAAAATTCTGGTCCCTCTATATTGGAAGGATTATCTGGAAAAAATGTCAAAGGAACAAACACTGATGTTGGTGGGGCGACAAAAAATAAGCAGATGACTGAGGAAGAGCTTATTAACGATATACAAAAACAGGTTTTAGGGCTTATAAAGGAACATGGTATTGAAGGAAAGGTGCTCGTGATACAGGAAGAGAGAGGATTATCAATTTTACTTAAAGATGTATTATTTGATACAGGTTCAGCAAAACTTACACCACAGGCGAAAGAAGTTGTGCATGAGATTGCAAAGATTTTGGAAAAAGTCCCGAATAATAACATAAGAATTGAGGGACACACAGACAATGTCCCTATTCACAATAAATACTTTTATTCTAACTGGGAGCTTTCAACAGCAAGAGCAACATCTGTTTTGCAGGAAATTTTAAGAGTTTCAAAGGTAAGGCCAGAAAGATTTTCTGTTGTTGGCTATGGCGAGTACAGACCAATTGCTTCTAATAAGACACCAGAAGGAAGAGCGCTCAACAGAAGAGTTACAATTGTGATATTGAGAACGGTATACAGCAAAGCTGAACCTGTAAGATAA
- a CDS encoding flagellar motor protein, which translates to MDILSIGGLILGFGSLLTAFIIEKGNPAKLLQISAAMIVFGGTIAAVLVSFPMSQIKTAVKHFKMVFMDKKIDFASVVEQLVQLSDRARKEGLLALEQEIPNIQNPLLKKGLGLVVDGIEGEVIRDILDREVYLAEDELKEAAEVFEAAGGYSPTMGIIGTVMGLISVLSNLTNPDELGPAIAVAFVATLYGVSSANLIWLNFGKKIKTKAKQERMLNEIIVEGLLSIQAGENPRILREKIGGMVKETGQKQSQAQEPAGATVGG; encoded by the coding sequence ATGGATATTCTTTCAATTGGCGGGTTGATATTGGGGTTTGGTTCTCTTTTGACTGCGTTTATAATTGAGAAGGGTAATCCTGCAAAGCTTTTACAGATTTCAGCTGCCATGATTGTTTTTGGTGGGACAATTGCAGCAGTGCTTGTATCGTTTCCAATGTCACAGATAAAAACTGCTGTAAAACATTTTAAAATGGTCTTTATGGATAAGAAAATTGATTTTGCAAGTGTGGTTGAACAGCTTGTCCAGCTTTCTGACAGGGCGCGAAAAGAAGGTCTCTTGGCTTTAGAGCAAGAGATTCCTAACATTCAAAATCCGCTTTTGAAAAAGGGTTTGGGACTTGTTGTTGATGGTATTGAAGGAGAAGTTATAAGAGATATTTTAGACAGAGAAGTTTATCTTGCTGAAGATGAGCTTAAAGAGGCAGCTGAGGTATTTGAAGCAGCAGGTGGATATTCTCCTACAATGGGTATTATTGGTACTGTTATGGGACTTATTTCTGTGCTTTCAAACTTGACAAATCCAGATGAACTTGGCCCAGCTATAGCTGTTGCGTTTGTTGCAACTTTGTATGGTGTTTCATCTGCCAACCTTATTTGGCTCAACTTTGGTAAAAAGATAAAGACAAAAGCAAAACAAGAAAGAATGTTAAATGAGATAATTGTGGAAGGACTTTTGTCAATCCAAGCTGGGGAAAACCCAAGGATACTAAGAGAAAAAATTGGTGGAATGGTAAAAGAAACTGGTCAGAAACAAAGCCAAGCTCAAGAGCCAGCAGGCGCAACTGTTGGGGGGTAA
- the prfA gene encoding peptide chain release factor 1, protein MIEKLQVIEEKYLELEKKISDPEIISQPQEWQKLMKEHSNLQPIVEKFREYKRILDTIKEAEELLDTDLDEDFEKLVKEELNRAKEQKEIVETQLKILLLPKDPNDEKNVIMEIRAGAGGEEAALFAAELFRMYSRYAERKNWKVEVMSTSESDLDGFKEVIFMISGKGAYSRLKYESGVHRVQRVPVTESGGRIHTSTATVAVLPEVEDVEVEIREEDLEIDTFRAGGAGGQHVNKTESAVRIVHKPTGIVVTCQDERSQHANRDRAMKILRARLYDYYQSIQQKEIESQRRSQVGTGDRSERIRTYNFPQGRVTDHRIGLTLYKLEQILDGELDEIIDALITHFQTERLKEIG, encoded by the coding sequence ATGATAGAAAAGCTTCAAGTAATTGAAGAAAAATATTTAGAGCTTGAGAAAAAGATTTCAGACCCTGAGATAATAAGCCAACCACAAGAGTGGCAAAAACTCATGAAAGAACATAGCAATCTTCAGCCAATTGTGGAAAAGTTCAGAGAATACAAAAGGATTTTAGACACTATCAAAGAGGCTGAAGAGCTTTTAGATACAGACCTTGACGAGGATTTTGAAAAACTTGTGAAAGAAGAGCTAAATCGGGCAAAAGAACAGAAAGAGATTGTTGAAACACAGCTCAAGATTTTACTTTTGCCCAAGGACCCCAACGACGAAAAGAATGTTATAATGGAGATAAGAGCGGGTGCAGGTGGCGAGGAAGCAGCACTTTTTGCAGCAGAGCTTTTCAGGATGTATTCACGATATGCAGAGAGGAAAAACTGGAAGGTTGAAGTAATGTCAACAAGTGAAAGTGATTTGGATGGGTTTAAAGAGGTAATTTTTATGATAAGCGGAAAAGGTGCGTATAGTAGGCTAAAATATGAAAGTGGTGTTCACAGAGTTCAGAGAGTACCTGTGACAGAGTCCGGCGGAAGAATTCATACATCGACAGCAACTGTTGCGGTTTTGCCAGAAGTTGAGGATGTTGAGGTGGAGATAAGAGAAGAGGACCTTGAGATAGATACGTTCAGGGCAGGTGGTGCAGGAGGTCAACATGTGAACAAGACAGAGTCGGCTGTCAGGATTGTTCACAAGCCCACGGGAATTGTTGTGACCTGCCAGGACGAAAGGTCGCAGCATGCAAACAGGGATAGGGCAATGAAGATACTCAGGGCAAGGCTTTATGATTACTATCAGAGCATTCAGCAAAAAGAGATAGAAAGTCAGAGAAGAAGCCAGGTTGGAACAGGTGATAGAAGCGAAAGGATAAGAACATATAACTTCCCTCAAGGGCGTGTGACAGACCATAGGATTGGTCTTACTTTGTACAAGCTTGAGCAAATTTTAGATGGTGAGCTTGACGAGATTATCGATGCACTGATTACTCATTTTCAGACAGAAAGATTAAAAGAAATAGGTTAA
- the prmC gene encoding peptide chain release factor N(5)-glutamine methyltransferase gives MSGRIKTIGEVLNEAALMLRDYCENKEEDYKKIALMMLSQILNMEKTEVILNKGLPVEQDKYEKIVNAISKYLQDYPLQYCTNKAFFMGLELYVDENVLIPRFDTEVLVEVAIEIFKGRKNLYFLDIGTGSGCIAVALCKFLDCKVFAVDISERALEVARKNAKLNGVENRISFVRSNLFEDIPKNLRFDAIISNPPYISDEEIFELDPRVLKEPHIALFSKEDGLWFFREIANKAKLYLKDGGYIIFEVGFSQAEKVKEILKKNGYKNISSRRDLNNVERCIFAING, from the coding sequence ATGAGTGGTAGAATAAAGACCATTGGTGAGGTTTTGAATGAAGCTGCTTTGATGTTAAGAGATTATTGTGAAAATAAGGAAGAAGACTATAAGAAGATTGCACTTATGATGCTTTCGCAGATACTTAATATGGAAAAAACAGAGGTTATTCTAAATAAAGGTTTACCTGTGGAACAAGACAAGTATGAAAAGATTGTAAATGCTATTTCCAAATATTTGCAAGACTATCCTCTTCAATATTGTACAAATAAAGCTTTCTTTATGGGGCTTGAGCTTTATGTTGATGAAAATGTTTTGATTCCGCGATTTGATACAGAGGTTTTGGTAGAGGTTGCTATAGAAATCTTTAAAGGTAGGAAGAATCTATACTTTTTAGATATTGGCACGGGTAGTGGATGTATTGCAGTAGCTCTTTGCAAATTTTTAGATTGCAAGGTTTTTGCTGTTGATATTTCAGAAAGAGCGCTTGAGGTTGCAAGGAAGAATGCAAAATTGAATGGTGTAGAAAATAGGATTTCATTTGTAAGGAGTAACTTATTTGAAGATATTCCTAAAAATCTTAGATTTGATGCCATAATTAGCAATCCACCTTATATCTCTGATGAGGAAATTTTTGAACTTGACCCACGGGTTTTAAAAGAACCACATATAGCTTTGTTTTCAAAAGAGGATGGGCTTTGGTTTTTCAGAGAGATTGCAAACAAAGCAAAGCTATATCTCAAAGATGGTGGTTATATTATTTTTGAAGTAGGATTTTCTCAAGCTGAAAAAGTCAAAGAGATTTTGAAGAAAAATGGATACAAAAATATAAGTTCAAGGAGAGATTTAAATAATGTTGAAAGATGCATCTTTGCAATAAATGGGTAA